In Cervus elaphus chromosome 3, mCerEla1.1, whole genome shotgun sequence, the genomic stretch aaaaaaaaaactcactctttttatagaaagaaatgaaaaatatttgctgaagcgatttaaaaaaaaattcagagcttTTATAGTAAAAGATGTAGATCATTTTTCCAAATAAGCCTATCTTGTTTGGAAAGCAAACAAATTCCAGCTGCTTGAAACCAAAAATACCCTGGAACCTCAGTATTGTAGTGTCCATGGCAGTACCTTTGACTGTTTTTAAGAGGAAGACTCAGGGCAGGTAGAGGGTAGGTAAGAGTAAGTGTTTTGGGAAGGGTTGAGAGGAAAAGAGTGAAGCCAAATAGAGTTTGAGCAAAGGCACTTATTTGTACACTGAACGTTCCAGATTGGGGCTGGAGTGGAGAATACTATTATCGATGGAGGGAGGGCACTGGCAAGTGATTTCCCTGTCCTGGAGACTCCTCCGAGTTCTGCTTGAAAGCCCCATCAAACATCTGACTGTCAGGATCCTGAAGTCTGTTCCTACTTTCTTGGAAACATTCAGGCATCTGCAGATACTGCTTCCTATTTCAGAAAGCCTTGGCCTCTGTGACTTTGACCCTGGCGCTGTGCATATTTAAGGAGCCTGTTGGAAATGCTCGTTCCATCCTGGGTGACCCACTTCAGGGAAGAGGGCAGGAAAGGGGAGTGGGGCTTGTTTCTCAGAGGGGGAGATCCGATGAGGGGACCTGCAAGGGAGAAGGCCCTATGGGTTCATCATCTTATGCTGTCCTCTTTGCTCTGGCCACACTCCCAAACTGCTGATTGTGGAAGACAGCTGGTCTGAGAAGCAGAAAGTGACAAAGTAGCCGTCCCAACTCCTGTAGGGATTAAGGACCCCAGTTCACACCtctgccctccttcaagggaagCTGCAGCGTGAGGAGCCTCTGAGCCAGGAAAACCTAGAAACCTCAAGTAGAACCATGGAGAACCCAGCCATCAAAACTCAGTGCTGGGATGGGACTGGAGTTCTTCCTGAACATAGAGGCCTGTCCCACTCTGGCTTCACCAGGACCCCCATCCCCTTCCACTCAGATCTGCCCTCATGAACCTAATCCAGAACCACCCGGGCCCCCTCAGGGCATTGAGAGGCCTCTCCGGCAGCTGCTGTTGGCTGCCTAGTAGTACCTGCAGTTGCCCAGTTCCCCACTGCTGCTCTTCGGGCCGACTCAAGGGGACCCATGGCTTCTCTGAAATGTCCTGTCTATGGCTGGGGGTGCAGAAAGACTACCAGCCCCCCGAGTCCCTTCAGGCCCATGGGAGGTGACTCCTGGAGTTGCTTGGCCAGTGGGGAGCAGCAGCTGGCCTCTCAGTATCCCCATCTCCTCAGATGCCCCTCCTGGGCATGGTCCATGCCGCCTCTGCCCTGCTCAGCACACCTGTGCCAGTGGCTCTCCTGGCCAGGGCTGGGTCTCTGCTGGCCGGTTCCGCTTTTTCTTCTGGCTGCCCTTGCTTCTCGTGGCCCTCAAGGTATAACGGGTGGGGGTGGGCCCGCCAGGGGCTTGGCACTGAATTTCTCCTGTGTGCGGGCATGTGTGTCCTTTCCTGCTCCAGGTTTGACTTTGAGGCTCTGGAGAGTGGTGACGATGGCGCGTTTGACAAGCTCCGGTCCTGGAGCAGGTCTATCGAGGACCTGCAGCCACCCAGCGCCCTGTCCGCCCCCTTCACCAACAGCCTCGCTCGCTCTGCGCGCCAGTCTGTGCTCCGGTATGTGTGCTCTCGCTCTGCCcgcctgcctcccaccctcgCCCCCATCCATCCAGGTCCTGGGTAACAGCGGTGAGTGCTCACGCTCCTCCCTTCACTCTTGCTTCCAGGCTCAGCTCTCTTGCCCTCTGCCTGCCAGTCTGTCTCTGGTCTGTCCTCTCTGTCCCTTGACTCTGCCCAGCGATCTGTCCTGGGTAAGTACATCCCCCTCGGCTGTGCCCACCTCCTCTGGGGTTCCAGCCCTCCCCTCTCATCTCCCCCTCTCTGGGGGCCCCTCCATTCCTCACTCTCACTCTGCCATTCCTCCAGGCCCCTGGGCAGGGCTTGTTCTCATCCAGCTCCTTGGTCTTCACCGGCTGGTCCAGCACCTGCCTTCATGTCTGTTTCCCTCTGCTCTGTACTCAGCTCCATCAGCTGCCCGGAGACCAGCCCCCACCAGCCTGCTGCTGCTcacctttccctccctccttcctttagGCCTTTTTTCCTCCAAGGCTGCAGCGTGTGCGTTGGTCTGCAGTAGCTGAAGAGCTGTCCTGCCCAGAGGCAGGTGGATGGACTGGATGATTTCTCAGAGCCCCTTCACAGAGGGAGGCTTTCCTTTGGGCCCTGTGGCCCCTTCCATGATCTCTCTCAGCCATGCTTTTCTCCTTGTCTCCTTTGGGTCTTGCCCCTGACACTGCTCATCATTCTAGTCATGCATGACCAGATACCATTTgcgtttccttttttttccatgaaaCATCACTGGGGGCAAAGTCAGAGGTAGTCCCGGCCCTCTTGTAGCCTCTGGGGTCTGCTCTGTCTTTTCTAGGGCCTAGAAGTGGGGTGGGAGCCAAGATGCCCCTGCCCCAGGGGACGTGTAGAAGATGCAGTgactgggaggagggggaaggagggctCCGATGGATGTCTCCTGGACCCATCCTGAGATCTAGGAAGGCCTGCACACCTCCTATTGTGTTTGGAGGAGCTCTGAGCTTAGGATGGTTTGGGCACTGGTTTTAAGGCTGGGGTCCTGGAGATTTACTGACAAAGACCTGCTCCAGGGAGGTGAAAACAGTGGAgcaccctgccccctgcaccttCTCTCGGGGATATTGATGCAAGGTCCtccatccccctttcctcctgctgctGAGGGGCAGCCTGCTGTCTGAATGATGCTGCATGCCCTTGACCCTTCACCAGAATCCCTCTCTCCTCCAGGTACAGCACTCTCCCTGGGCGCAGGGCCCTGAAGAACTCCCGCCTGGTGAGCCAGAAGGATGACGTCCACGTGTGTATCCTCTGTCTCAGAGCTATCATGAACTACCAGGTAAGGTGACAGCACTGGCCGTGGGTGCTCTGCCCCTTCTGCCTGGTCTCCCAACTAGGAGAGCTAGGAAGGCACCAGCTTGTAATGGATGAGTTTGCGGGTGGGCCCACAGTCAGGGAGCTCCAGCTGGGGTCTGCCTTCCCCCCATCACTGTCTCCCCTCCTGTCCTTTCTCCTTGCTGCAGTATGGATTCAACCTGGTCATGTCCCACCCTCACGCTGTCAATGAGATTGCGCTCAgtctcaacaacaaaaatccaaggtgagttcccttcctctcctttcctcccctctctgcccAGGGCTCTGGAGATCTGGGCTCCACTTGTCCCCGTCCGGAAGTCCTACCTGGTCTCGGGTCCTGTGGCCTAGGTCAGTGCCTCAATTCggccccctcccctctgctggAGGAGGAGTGTTCTGCTTCCCTCAGGTGTACACAGCTTAGGGAGGGGAGCCAGCTTGCctcccctgccttctctcccaaGCCCACACCTTCTCCTTCACCACGGAGGCTGTCTTTGTTCTCTCAAAAGGACTCACACAGGTGTGAAAGTGAACTGTGTCATGGCCCGGGCAGGGGCGAGggtattcatttttattctccACCCCTTAGGACCAAAGCCCTTGTCTTAGAGCTTCTGGCAGCTGTGTGTTTGGTACGAGGAGGTCATGAAATCATTCTCGCTGCCTTTGACAATTTCAAAGAGGTCAGTGTCCtacattcatgtgtgtgtgtgtgcgtgtgtgtgtttggtggggAAGATATGGGAGCCGGCTAGGTAAGCACCCTTTCCTGTGATCTCACACATCCTGGGGATTTTAACAGCCCAGTGCTTTTAGCTAGGTGGTCTGCCCCCTGCTTTTTTAAACCCAAACCCAAACTTCAGTCTTACTAGATCTTATGTTGGGAATGCTCCTGATTGGCCAGCAAAGGATGCCCTcattgagggctacagtcctgtAGTCCTAACCCACTGTGCAGAATACCTGAAGATCCTGGTAAATGGTTGGacccctgggaagcctggtgatCTGTGCTTTAACAGGCACCCTGGGTGGTTCAGAGGCGGTGAACACACTGGTCGTACCCAAGGCAGTTATACTTGTTGTGGGAGGAGAAGCAAGGGTTCTCCTGGGTTGCTGGCTGTTGTTGGTGAAGGGAAAAGGAGCTCCTTCTTGGAAttccccagccccagggcctggCTCTGAAACCCCCATCTGCTTGAACATAGGATTCCTCGACATCCAGCCGCAGCTGCTGatcccaccccttcctcctctttGGACCTCTTCCCTAGCATCCATTGTTCAAGCCAGGAAGTGGCTCTTCCTCCTTGAAGCCAGAGGCTCGGCTGAGTCTCTGGACCCCTGTCAGCTCTGGGGCTTTCCTGCGCCCCATCCTCTCTCCTGCATCCCTGCTAGGACCTCAGTGTCCTGCCTCAGCCTTGGCCTCCACCCGACTCCTTTCTTCAATAACTCAGCACCCCCAGGCCCCTTTGTTTCTTCTTGGCCTACCCCCAGAGGCACCTAGAGCCCAGACTAAGGTCACACCTTTACTGAGCCCCTTCTGAGGCCCAGAGCAGATGTCAGGTCCCAGGCTTTCTTATGTCATGTCCCAAGTGGCCAGTTACATAAAGAGTTGTGGTTACACTTGGTCAGAACCAAGTCCCTTTGACAAATGTTCCTAGGAACCAGGGCTCGGGGATGCTAGGGTTCTGCAGGGGACAGATCCTGTCACTGAGAAGTCTGTTTGTTCAGGTGTGCAAGGAGCTGCACCGCTTTGAGAAGCTGATGGAATATTTCCGGAATGAGGACAgcaacattgacttcatggtgagGAGCTGGGCTGGGTCAGGTGCTTGCCCAGCAGGGCCACCTACTCCTTGAGAACTGGGCCAGGCCGACAGTGCGCTTTGGTGTTCTGTGTGGAACCGCAAGTGGTTCTCTACTCAGTAACTGCTCCTTGTCCACTCACCCCAGAGGAAACTCCAGGACAAGGTCATTTTTCTGTCTTGGGTCTGGTTCCTTTACCCCTTTCTGTGGCCTTACCGTCCCTGATTTGGATCCTTCCTGAGCTGCTTTCCTTTCCCCCAGCTTTTCCTCTGGCTTCACTTCTCTTCAGTCGAAGGTGTTCAGCTAGTAGGGTGGTCTCAAGAAATATctgctgagggacttccctggtgatccagtggttaagattctgcacttccactgcagggggcacaggttcgatcagggaactaagatcccatatgccaggtgatgtggccaaaaaataaaaacagaagtaagttaaaaaaaaaaaaaaacctactgatGTGCAAAGGATATCAGAGCACAAATCTTCATTTATACCCATTTCTCATATAGTTTACTTGTCTTCATACACTGAATATTGTTGGACTTAAGTTAAAATACTCTTATTGCTCTTGTTCCCCAAAGACTTACCTATTTACTCACTCCTTTTGATTATCCCCCTGATGATGCTGGTTCTGCCAGCCACCTATTGTCTCTGTCTCAGCTGTCTCTGACCCTCTGGGCTGCTCCTCCCCCAGGTGGCCTGCATGCAGTTTATCAACATTGTGGTGCACTCGGTGGAAGACATGAACTTCCGGGTCCATCTGCAGTATGAGTTCACCAAGCTGGGGCTGGAGGAGTTCCTGCAGGTGCGGTGGACTAGAGTCCTCACAGTGGGAGGTGCTCTGGGACAGAGGACCAGCTTAGCTGTAACACAGTGGGTGTTTCTTTTCTAAGAGCCTAGTCATGGATGCTCCTGGCACCCCTCTTCTGTGGCCTGGGATTCAGGCCTTCCCGAAGAGGGCTCAGTCAGTCAGCTCCAGGGCCAAGAATCGGACACTGCTGCAGGAGGAGCTCTCCGGATCCTAGCTCCGGGAAGGGGTTGTGGAGGGGATGAGGAGGCTCCCCCCACTACTACTGTGTCTGCTCTTCCCCAGAAGTCACGGCATACAGAGAGTGAGAAGCTGCAGGTGCAGATCCAGGCGTACCTGGACAACGTGTTCGACGTAGGGGGTTTGTTGGAGGATGCCGAGACCAAGAATGTGGCCCTGGAGAAGGTGGAAGAACTGGAGGAGCATGTGTCCCATGTACGTGGTCCTCCGTTGCTGCCAGGACCACtgttgagggtggggagggaatggGGACATCTGAGTCCCAGGAATCCCGAGCCGACCTATGTACCTCCCAACTGAGCCCCCCGGAAACCTCAGAACCCAGCAGGGCTCTCCGGCACATGATTTGGCTGAGGTACTGAGCCATCTGCAGGGGAGTGAACACACCACTAGTGACCTCTGGACTGGATGTGAGGTGGCCTTGGGCTCCAGAGAGTTAGATGTAGCCATTTGCCTAGTACTGTTTCCCGCGGCCTCAGATCCCAGGCCCGCAAGAGTCCATAGGGAAGCCACTGGACCAAGCTGCCTTTGGAGCCCTGGGTGGAGGGGTCGGGCCCGGGTTGGTCACTCGGGCTTAGATTCCACCGAGTGGACCTGCCCTTCTCATCCTGCAGCTCACAGAGAAGCTTCTGGACCTAGAGAATGAAAACATGATGCGTGTGGCAGAGCTAGAGAAGCAACTGCTGCAGCGGGAGAAGGAACTTGAGAGCATCAAGGTACCAAGTTACCTGGGAAAGGGGCCCCTGGGTGCTGGGGCCAGGGGATCTTGCTTTCCATCTCTGAATCATGTCAAGTCCTCAAGAATCCAGATCTTGATTCACCCTTGGAGCACTCCACTGAGGGTGGGCTGATGATTGCACCCCAGGATCTAGCTGGAGAGGGAAGCTGGAGCCACAGTGGGCCAAATGCACACACAGAAGGGTAGAGACACCTCTGGAGTCcccgcctcctcctccagccttgCTTCTCCCTCGCCTGCACCTCCACATGCTTCCCCAGCCCAGCTCCTTGGGGCTGTTTGTTAGGGTTTCCGCCAGGTATCCCATACTGGAGGGCAAGGCCTCCTCATATTTCAGTGTCTTCTCTGTCCCTCATTGAACTGTTGTAGTTGCAAAATCATGCCCCAACCTACCTCTTCTCCCACAAGAATACAGTTATGCCAGCTCTGCTGAGCCCAGCACATGTCCACCAAGCCCCTGCTAAGAGTCTGAAGTGCCCTGTCGGGAGTATGGAGGACACAGAGGTGGCTAAGGCAGGGCCTCGTCCGTAGGGGGCTTCCAGTTGAGCAATTGTACAAACCAGATGGAACAAGAGCAGGCCTGAGGCACCAAGGGCTGAGAGCAGCCATAGCAGGCTGCTGGTGGGTCAAGGAGCATCTCCCAAGGCAGCCTTCTACCCAGGTCTTGAGGGACCAGTGAAATTGGGCTGGAGCACTGCAGGGTGCCAGCCAGATGGTCGACTCTTCCACTCACCTCTTGTTACGTTGCATCCCAGCTTCCCCCAGTCCCCACCAGGGTTTCTGCTGCTCTTTGCCTCTGAATACCCTCCTGGAGACCCCTGTGTAGGAAGCCTCACTCCCAGAGGCCTTCAGGTGCTCTTTTCCTAATAGTACTCTCTGCCCAATAGGAGACTTATGAGAACACGAGCCACCAGGTACACACCCTGCGGCGGCTCattaaagagaaagaggaggcctTCCAGCACCGATGCCACTTGGAGCCCAGTGCCCGGGGCCTGGAGTCTGTGGGCAGCGAGGCTCTGGCCCGAGTGGGCTCTGCAGAGCTGAATGAGGGCGTGCCCCACTCCGACCTGGACCTCCTTGCTCTGGCCCCACCCCCTGAGGAGGCCCTACCTCTGCCTCCACCGCCAGCTCCTCCCTtgcccccgcctcctcccccgTTACCAGGTAAGCAGGACCCTTACCTGGTAAAAGGTAAGAGGTGCAGCCTTATTGTGGGGCCACAGGGGATGTGCTGGAAGGATGTAAAGTCAGATgggaggggctgagggagggagcATCTGAGGGATGCTCAGGTTACTAGGGAAGGGATTCTAAGAGCAGGTGTGGATCTGTTTTAAGGAGCATAAGGATGCTGCTTCTGATTCCTCTGAAGACATTCAAGGAGAGGGCTTAGCCTAAAGCAGGAAAGAGTGGGTCAGAGACCAGCACCACCACCCCCGGGACCCCTGGGAATCAGAGTTACAACCCCTGGGAGCTGCTTGGGCAGGGAGTTCATGCAGCCTACTCCCCTGAAAGTTTTTAGGGACAGGTAGACGAGCAGAGGGGTCTCTTGGCCCTTGAGTCACTGTGCCATTTCTTCGTCCCCCAGACAAGTGTCCCCCGGCCCCACCTCTCCCTGGCGCTGCCCCCTCTGTGGTGTTGACAGTAGGCCTGTCAGGTGAGTGTCCCGAGGGCTCTGGGCAGAGCTAGTGGGACCGAGGGAGTGTGTCCTTGGCTCCTGTCTCACTGATCCTCCTTTTAAATTAGCCATTCGCATTAAGAAACCTATCAAGACCAAGTTCCGGCTGCCCGTCTTCAACTGGACAGCCCTAAAACCCAACCAGATCAGTGGCACTGTCTTCAGCGAACTTGATGATGAGAAGATCTTGGAGGTAGCAGGGCCCGgggccctgagggatgggattgggGGCTAGGGACTAGGTTGTCCTTCAGGCTAGATCTCCTGGCCTTGGAGGGGCCCCCGGACTCAGCCCTTGGGGTACCAGAGCTGGTGTGCTGCCAGGGGCCCTCCTCCTGTAGGGAGAGACCACAGCACTTTCCCTCTCATGACTTCTGCCAGGACCTGGACCTGGACAAGTTTGAAGAACTGTTCaagacaaaagcccagggccctgccctcGATCTCATCTGCTCCAAGAACAAGACAGCACAAAAGGCTGCCAGCAAGGTGACCCTGTTGGAAGCCAATCGTGCCAAGAACCTGGCCATCACCCTACGCAAGGCTGGTCGCTCAGCTGAGGAGATCTGCAGGGCCATCCACACGTGAGGCTCCCACTGAACTTTCCCTGGCCCCCACCTGTTGGTAACCCACTTAGGATCTCCACCTGGGACCCCAGCCTTCTCTGGATTCCAGGGTATCGACAGAGCTCCCTCAGTCATTCAGTGGCATAGCCAGAACTGACTGCATCTGTGCTATGTGCCAAACACTTTGTGAGATGCAGGGGAGTCAGTCCAGACCTTCCCTCAGGGAGCTCCCAGTCTAGTGGGAACAGTCCAGTAACACTGGGTGGTAACCACCAAGATGATGGAGGTACAGGAGGCTTTAGGAGAACAGCGAGGGCCAGGTAGCTGAGCTTggtgatcagggaaggcttcctagaggaggCGATGTCTCACTTGCAACCTGAaggatgtgtatgtatgtgaagtGCAGACTGGGGCCTAGAGGGAGAGGCATGGTGCCCTGGATACTGAAAATTGACTCTGGCTTTAGTGTAAAGAGGGGAGCCAAAGAGACTGAGTAGACAGGCGAACAGAAGTCTTGCAGGCTGGGCCTCCTAAGCCACATCTGGGAGTTAAAACTTAGCTGCAGAGGGAAGACACTGAAGAGTTCTTAAACAAGAATGGACTGTGCCCTGAGGACTTTTGCTGGTGCTGAGTAACATCAGTACTGGAGTTACTGAAGGTGAGGCCGTGAGTCCTCTGCCTCTGGCTGTGTGCTGCTCCAGACCCTGCCCTCCATCCTTGCAGGAAGTGGATCATGAAGGGATGACAGATACTGTGGGCAAAGGCAAGAACCGAGGTGGTTCCTCCCTCCTACACAGGTTCGACCTCCAGACCCTGCCCGTCGACTTCGTGGAGTGCCTGATGCGCTTCCTGCCCACGGAGGCGGAGGTGAAGCTGCTGCGGCAGTATGAGCGCGAACGGCAGCCGCTGGAGGAGCTGACGGCTGAGGACCGCTTCATGCTGCTCTTCAGCAAGGTGGAGCGGCTGACCCAGCGGATGGCTGGCATGGCCTTCCTGGGCAACTTCCAGGACAACCTGCAGATGCTCACGCCGGTACGGCTCTCCCCTGAATCCTGGTGGTCCACGGTGTGCCCCCCCCCCGCCACTCCTGACCTGCTGGCCCCCTTCCCTGCTGGCCCTGCTCTGACGCCATCCCGCCCTGGCGTGGGGTTACTTAGTTCTTCCTCTTGCCTTCCAGCAACTCAACGCTATCATTGCCGCCTCTGCCTCTGTCAAGTCCTCCCAGAAGCTGAAGCAGATGTTGGAGGTGGGGGAGGTTGTGGACGTGGGTGCGGGTGGTCCCCAGGTCCTGGGTGGGGCTGGAGCTGTGCAGAGAGGAGGGCCTGCCCTGAGTTCCTCTGGTGCACCTCTGGACAGATCATACTTGCACTGGGGAACTACATGAACAGCAGCAAGCGGGGAGCTGTGTATGGCTTCAAGCTCCAGAGCCTGGATCTGGTAAGAGGGCAGGGGCGACAAGGAGCCGGGGAGTTGAGGGGCGGCAACTGTGGAGCCCAGGTGTTCAGACCTGTTGCGTTGTTGCCCTTTGCCCCCCTCGATCAGCTGCTGGACACCAAGTCCACCGACAGGAAGATGACCCTGCTTCATTTCATCGCCCTGACGGTGAAGGAGAAGTACCCAGACCTGGCTAACTTTTGGCATGAGCTGCACTTTGTAGAGAAAGCCGCTGCAGGTGAGAGCCTGGCCTGGCGAGCCTGCCCTTATGTCCAGCCCAGGACAATCCCCGGAAGCTATGAGGAGAAGAACGCTTGGGTGCCTTTCTTTCtggctttgctttttttctgacaCTTCAAAGCTTTCCGCTGGGGCCATGGGCAGGGGCCACCCCAGAGAGAGCCTTCCTACAGGCCCCTCGCCCCACCCGGCCCTGCTCACCCGGGTGCTGTGGGAGCTGGTAGAGAAGGCAGCTGTGGCTCTTCGCCCCCGCAGGCTGGCCCCGGAGCCTGCCTGTCTCTGTGATGTATGTGAAGCCCCCCACAGACATAGGGTCGCTGTTATTTTTGTCCCCCTCA encodes the following:
- the FMNL3 gene encoding formin-like protein 3 isoform X4 produces the protein MGNLESAEGGPGEPPSVSLLPPPGKMPMPEPCELEERFALVLSSMNLPPDKARLLRQYDNEKKWDLICDQERFQVKNPPHTYIQKLQSFLDPSVTRKKFRRRVQESTKVLRELEISLRTNHIGWVREFLNDENKGLDVLVDYLSFAQCSVMYSTLPGRRALKNSRLVSQKDDVHVCILCLRAIMNYQYGFNLVMSHPHAVNEIALSLNNKNPRTKALVLELLAAVCLVRGGHEIILAAFDNFKEVCKELHRFEKLMEYFRNEDSNIDFMVACMQFINIVVHSVEDMNFRVHLQYEFTKLGLEEFLQKSRHTESEKLQVQIQAYLDNVFDVGGLLEDAETKNVALEKVEELEEHVSHLTEKLLDLENENMMRVAELEKQLLQREKELESIKETYENTSHQVHTLRRLIKEKEEAFQHRCHLEPSARGLESVGSEALARVGSAELNEGVPHSDLDLLALAPPPEEALPLPPPPAPPLPPPPPPLPDKCPPAPPLPGAAPSVVLTVGLSAIRIKKPIKTKFRLPVFNWTALKPNQISGTVFSELDDEKILEDLDLDKFEELFKTKAQGPALDLICSKNKTAQKAASKVTLLEANRAKNLAITLRKAGRSAEEICRAIHTFDLQTLPVDFVECLMRFLPTEAEVKLLRQYERERQPLEELTAEDRFMLLFSKVERLTQRMAGMAFLGNFQDNLQMLTPQLNAIIAASASVKSSQKLKQMLEIILALGNYMNSSKRGAVYGFKLQSLDLLLDTKSTDRKMTLLHFIALTVKEKYPDLANFWHELHFVEKAAAVSLENVLLDVKELGRGMELIRRECSIHDNSVLRNFLSTNEGKLDKLQRDAKTAEEAYNAVVRYFGESPKTTPPSVFFPVFVRFIRSYKEAEQENEARKKQEEVMREKQLAQEAKKLDAKTPSQRNKWQQQELIAELRRRQAKEHRPVYEGKDGTIEDIITVLKSVPFTARTAKRGSRFFCDAAHHDESNC